One Mycolicibacterium sp. ND9-15 genomic window, TTACGCGCCGACGCTTCTGCCGTTCGAGTGCGCCAACGTCATGCGACGGCAAGAACTGGCCGGAAGGATCACCGCCGACCAAGCCGTGCAAGCACATACCGACCTTCTCGACCTTGCTATCGACTACTGGCCCTACGACTTGCTGGCCGATCGCATTTGGGAATTACGGGAGAATCTCTCCAGCTACGACGGGGCATATGTCGCATTAGCCGAGACACTGGACGCGACGGTCGTCACCCTCGACCGTCGTATCCGCGGTGCACCAGGCCTTCGGTGCGAGGTCGACACGCCTCCTCGAACTAGACGACGCCGCTGATGTACTGCCCGCGGTGCACCGACTCCAACACGGTGCGCATCGCGTCGGCGCTCTGCTGCCAGGAGAACTCGCCGCAACGGTCAAGGGCTTTGGCGCCCAGTTGCTCGCGCAGCACACGATCGGACAACAGCGCGTCCAGGCCGTCGACCAACTCTTCGAAGTCGTCCACCAACACCCCGGTCACCCCGTCGACGATCGAATCCGTCAAACCTCCGGAACACCGGTAGCCGATCGTGGGCACCGAATGCTGGCCGGCCTCGATCACCGCCAGCGCCCAGCCCTCTTTCCGCGACGGCAACACGTGTACCCAGGACTGTTGCAGTACACGGTGTTTCGTCTGGTCGTCGACGTGGCCATGGAACGTCACCGCATCGGAAATGCCCAGCAGCGCAGCGTGCTCGACGAGCCGCTGTTCCCACCAACCGCCACCGACGATGTCGAGCGTCAGCTCCGGATGTCGGGGCCGCAGCGCCGCGACGGCCTCCAGAGCATCCTCAATCTGCTTGTGCGGCACCAACCTTGACAACACAACGACCCGCGGGGTGGTGGAGCGGGCCGATTCGAGCGCATCAGCGGGCGCCTCGTCGAGGCCGTTGCGCACCACCGCGATCTGACCGGGACGCACCCCCAGGGCCGCCAGGTCGCGCGCCGACGGCAGCGACACCGTCACGTACTGGTTGCGCCGGTGCGCGCGCGGCGAAAGCCGCGACTCGACGAACCACCCCACCCTGCCCATCATCGGACCCGCCACCGGCCACTGCTCGCGGTGACAGTGGTGCACGAGCACGGCGACGCGCCGCCCGTAGGCCAGCCGAGCCATGAACGGGATGCCGTTCTGAGTGTCGATCACCACGTCGGGGCGCGCGCGCCGCAGCGGCCCGAGCCCGATTCGCGCCAGCACCATCGCCAGCCCCGCCCAGATGTAGACGGTGTAGCGCCCGCCGCCACGGCTGACCCGAACACCGTCGAGGATGTCGCGGCGCGGCGCCCCCGGATAGCGCGCGGTACGCAGGGTGACCTCGACTCCCGACGCGACCAACTGCGCGCCGATGCGCTGCAGATAGGCCTCACTGCCCCCACCCTGCGGGTGGTCGGTGTCGCGCCAGCACAGCAGCAGCACCGATCGGAGCGGACGGGCAGACATCGGCAACAGCGTAGTCGGATCGCGACGCTGCGTAGTCTTCGGTTCCATGCCAGTCACGGACCTGTTCGCGGAGCGGGCGACGCTGTCCCGGTCGCTGCGCCTGGTCGCGGAGTTCCGCTTCGAGCGGAGCGACCCCGCGCGGTTCTACGGGGCGCTCGCCGAGGACACCGCCGCGATGGTCGCCGACCTGTGGCGCGGAGTGCACGGCGCGGCACCGACCGGCCCGACCGTGCTCGACGTCGGCGGCGGGCCCGGGTTCTTTTCGGAATCGTTCGCCGCCAACGGGTTTCACTACATCGGTGTAGAGCCCGATCCGACTGAGATGCACGCCGGTCCGGCGACCGCGGCCGACGTCCCCTACGTGCGAGCCTCGGGAATGGCGCTGCCGTTCGCCGACTCCAGCGTCGACGTCTGCCTCTCGTCGAACGTCGCCGAGCACGTTCCGCGGCCTTGGCAGATGGGGGCCGAGATGCTGCGCGTGACGCGCCCCGGCGGGCTGGTGGTGCTCTCGTACACCGTGTGGCTGGGCCCGTTCGGGGGTCACGAGACCGGCCTCTGGCACTACCTCGGCGGCGCGCGGGCGGCGCGCAGGTACACCCGCCGGCACGGCCATCCGCCGAAGAACAACTACGGCTCGTCATTGTTCGCCGTGTCGGCCGCCGACGGGCTGGAGTGGGCGGCGAGCACCGGAGCGTTACTGGCAGCTTTCCCCCGCTACCACCCGCGATGGGCGTGGTCGCTGACGAACGTGCCGGTGCTGCGGGAGTTTCTGGTGAGCAACCTGGTGCTGGTTCTGCGGGCGCCCTGATCGGCCGACTGCAACAGGTTCTCGTTTCCCGGCCGGGGTGGGTAGTGTGACGGCCATGACACAGAGCACGGCGTATCGGACCGAATGGGACAAGCTGTTCATCGGCGGTAAGTGGGTCGAGCCGGCCACGTCGGACGTGATCGAGGTGCGCTCACCCGCGACCGGTGAGCTCGTCGGCAAGGTGCCGCTGGCCTCGGCCGCCGACGTCGACGCCGCCTGCGCCGCGGCTCGCAAGGCGTTCGACGAGGGCCCGTGGCCGCACAAGTCGCCGCAGGAGCGTGCCGCCGTCCTCGCCGCCGCCGTCAAGCTGATGGAAGAGCGTGGCGACGAGCTGAAGTTCTTGCTGGCCGCCGAGACCGGTCAGCCGCAGACGATCGTCGACATGATGCAGTACGGCGCGGCGATGTCGGCGTTCCAGTACTTCGCCGGCGCGGCCGACAAGTTCGCGTGGAAAGAGATCCGCGACGGCATCTACGGCCAGACGCTGGTCGTGCGAGAGCCCATCGGCGTAGTCGGCGCCGTCACCGCCTGGAATGTGCCCTTCTTCCTGGCCGCCAACAAACTCGGGCCCGCACTGCTGGCCGGTTGCACCGTGGTGCTCAAGCCCGCCGCCGAGACGCCGCTGTCGGTGTTCGCGATGGCCGAGATGTTCGCCGAGGCGGGCCTCCCCGAAGGCGTGCTGTCGATCGTGCCCGGCGGCCCCGAGACGGGCCGCGCGCTGACCGCGAGCGACCTGATCGACAAGTACACGTTCACCGGCAGTTCGGCGGTGGGCAGGGAGATCGCCAAGATCGCCGCCGAGAAGCTCAAGCCGTGCACGCTGGAACTCGGCGGCAAGTCCGCGGCGATCATCCTCGAAGACGCCGATCTGGACTCCACCCTGCCGATGCTCGGCTTCTCGGGCGTGATGAACAGCGGGCAGGCTTGCGTCGCGCAGACGCGCATCCTCGCACCGCGGTCGCGTTACGACGAGGTCGTCGAGAAGGTCGCCAGCTTCATCTCGGGGATGCCCGTCGGTCTGCCCGACGATCCGAACGCCGCGATCGGACCACTGATTTCGGAGAAGCAGCGCGACCGCGTCGAGTCCTACATCAAGAAGGGCGTCGACGAGGGCGCCCGGATCGTCACCGGCGGCGGCCGCCCCGAGGGACTCGACAACGGCTGGTTCGTCGAGCCGACGGTGTTCGCCGACGTCGACAACTCGATGACGATCGCCCAGGAGGAGATCTTCGGTCCGGTGCTGGCGGTGATCCCCTACGAGACCGAAGATGATGCGATCCGCATCGCCAACGACTCGGTGTACGGGCTGGCCGGCAGCGTGTGGACGACCGACAACAAGAAGGCGCTCGAAGTCGCGTCGCAGATCCGGACCGGCACCTACGCGGTCAACATGTACGCGTTCGATCCGGGCGCCCCGTTCGGCGGCTACAAGAACTCCGGCATCGGGCGCGAGAACGGTCCCGAGGGGATCGAGGCCTACGTCGAGCACAAGAGCGTGCTGCTGCCGTTCGGCTACACCCCGGAGGATTGACCTAGAAGGCGGCTTCGGGCATGTCCATCACCTCGAGCCCGACCTTCTCGATGATCCTGCGCTGAGCCGTCAACGGCGGCAGCATGTGCTTGGCGAAGAAGTTCGCGGCGGCGATCTTGCCCGTGTAGAACGCCCGGTCGCTGTCGGACACGTCGCCGTCCAGGGCGGCAAGCGCAATCTCGGCCTGGTGCAACAACATCCAGCCGATGAACAGATCGCCGACCGCGAGCAGGAACGGCACCGATCCGAGGCCGATGCGGTACAACTCGCGCGGATTCTCCTGCGCGGAGATCAAGTATCCGGTCAGCGCGGCCACCATGGTCTGCACGTCTCGCAGCGCAGTGGCAAGCAGGGCGCGGCCGTCCGCGAGTTCGGGACGGGCGGAGTCGCTGCTGATGAACTGCTGGATCTGCCCGGCCACATGCCCCAGCGCCGCACCTTGGTCGCGGGCGATCTTGCGGAAGAAGAAGTCCTGCGCCTGGATGGCGGTGGTGCCCTCGTAGAGGGAGTCGATCTTGGCGTCGCGGATGTACTGCTCGATCGGGTAGTCCTGCAGAAATCCCGAACCCCCGAGTGTCTGAAGCGATTCCGTCAGGCATTGGTATGCGCGCTCCGAGCCCACCCCCTTGACGATCGGCAGCAATAGGTCGTTGACGCGGTCGGCCATCTGGGCGTCGGCGCCGGAGACAAGCTGCGCGACGACCGGGTCCTGATGGGCGGCGGTGTAGAGGTACAGCGCGCGCAACCCTTCGGCATACGTCTTCTGTGTCATCAGCGCCCGGCGCACGTCGGGATGGTGCAGAATCGTCACCCGCGGCGCGGTCTTGTCGGCCATCTGGGTCATGTCCGCGCCCTGCACACGCTCCTTGGCGTATGCCAGCGCGTTCAGGTAGCCGGTCGACAATGTGGCTATGGCCTTGGTGCCCACCATCATTCGGGCGTACTCGATGACCTTGAACATCTGGGCGATACCGTTATGGGTGTCGTTGACCAGCCACCCGACTGCCGGCACGCCGTGCTGGCCGAAGGTCAGCTCGCACGTCGCGGACACCTTCAAGCCCATCTTGTGCTCGACGTTGGTCACGAAGACACCGTTTCGTTCGCCGATCTCGCCCGTCTCGGCATCGAAGTGGAACTTGGGCACGATGAACAGGCTCAGCCCCTTGGTGCCCGGGCCGGCGCCCTCGGGGCGGGCCAGCACCAGGTGCATGATGTTCTCGAAGAGGTCGCCGGCGTCGCCGTTGGTGATGAACCGCTTGACACCGTCGATATGCCACGTGCCGTCGGGTTGTGGGACGGCCTTGGTGCGGCCCGCGCCGACGTCGGAGCCGGCGTCGGGTTCGGTCAGCACCATCGTCGCGCACCAGTCGCGCTCCACCATCAGCCCGGCCCAGTGACGCTGCTGTTCGTTGCCGATGCCGAAGAGGATGTCCGCCATCTTCGAACCGGCCTGGTAGATGAACACCGCCGGATGAGCGCCGAGGACGAACTCGTTGATCGCCCACTCCACAATCGAGGGGGCCGGCGCTCCGCCAATCTCCTCCGGCATCCCGACCCGGAACCACTCACCCTGATGCCACGTCCAAAATGACTTCTTGAACGGCTCGGGAAGGGTCACCTCGTGGGTGGCCGGATCGAAGGTTGGCGGATGCCGGTCGGATTCGGCGAACGACTCGGCGAGTGGCCCCTCGGCCTGGCGGGCGGCCTCGTCGAGCATCTGCCGGACCGAGTCACCGTCGAGATCGCCGAAGTCGCCCGTCGCCAGCGCCTTGTCCAGATCGAGCACCTCGAAGAGGTTGAACTCCAAATCGCGCACATTGCTCTTGTAGTGGCCCATGACGAGCGCCTTTCGTTCTCGCTTCGAGCCCGAGCGTAGCGGTCGGATCGTGCGACGACCCGCGGTTCACGCGAGGTACGTGACATCCCGCCGAATTATGCTTTCAATCATAATTCGCCATCTAGCGCGGGCTTTCCACTAGCGGAATCACCTGGGTTTCCGGTCGGACGATGTGGTGCGGAATACAATTGTTGCTGCCCCCTGTTGCCGGTTGTATGCTGCAGGTCATAACCAGGGAGGCGTCCCATGTGGGTCATCGAGCTCAACTTCGTCGGACTCCGGTTCACGCATCGGGTGGATGACCGCCGACGGCCGGTCTTCCGTTTCACCCCTCGCACGTTCGGATGGCGTTCGGCGCAGGTGCGCTACACGCCCGCAGCCTGACCGTTGCCTTGGAGGTTGTCCTGTCTTCCACAGTGACCAAGACCGCCGGCAAGCGCGGTTCGACGCGTACCAAGATGCTGATCGCCGCAGCCGAGGTGCTGCGCGAGCGCGGCGCCGCCGGCCTCACGATCGACGAGGTGCTGGCCCGCAGTGGCGCGCCGCGCGGGTCCGTCTACTACCACTTCCCCGCGGGCCGCAACCAGATCCTCAGCGAGGCCCTTCGCTACGCCGGTGAGGCGATCACCGAAGTAATCGACGAGGCCGCGGCCAAGGGTGGTATGTACCTCGTCCGCGAGTTCGTGGTGTTCTGGGAAGAACTCCTCGTTGAGAGTGATTTCGCCGCGGGCTGTCCGGTGGTGGCGGCCGCAATCGGGTCGGCGGACCAGGAGCCGCAGTTGTCGACGGTTGCCGGCAGTATCTTCGACCACTGGCGCGATGCGCTGACGCGCGCGTTCGTCTCCGATGGTTTCGCCGCGTCCGACGCCGCCTCCCTTGCGATCACATCCATTGCCGCACTGGAAGGCGCGGTGGTGCTGTGCCGGTCGACGCGCACCGTCGACCCGCTACGCGACGTGGCCCACCAGCTCGAATTCCTGATCAAATCAAGGGAATTCATCCGCAACTACGGGGTTCCCGACCGGAGCTACGCCGAGCGCCACCGTACGCAGACGAAGTCCCTGTTGACCGCCGCCTCGACCAGCGACCACTCCGAACGGATCGGCAGCACCGGTGAACCCGCCCCGAGCGAACACGGGGCGTAGCTGACGATCATTTCGTCGATCAGCCCCGCCGACACGAACTGCCCCGCGGCATTCCCTCCTCCGACCACCCAGACATCCTGGCCCGCGGCGGCGGACAGCAGCGTCGGGTGCAGGTCGGCGACGTCGCCGGCGAATGTCTGCACGCGGCCCCCCTGCTCGACGATGTGCGGTCGTCGCGTCAACACCCAGCACGGCTGCTCGTACCTCCAGTCGCCCGGCTGATTGCGCACGATCCATTCGTACGTCGCCGAACCCATCACCACGGCGCCGATCGTGGCGATGAACTCGTCGTAGTTGAACGGACCGTCCCCGTCGATGTCGCGGAAGGTCAGCCAGTCCAGGCAGTCGTGCTCATCGACGATGTAGCCGTCCAAACTGGACGCGGTGTAATAGACCGTCGCCAAATCAGTTGCTCCTCATCCCATTCCACTGGTCATACAATTTCTGCCGGCTTCAGCTGTCGAGGACTTCGTCGATGAGCGCCTCGATGTCGCGGTGGTTGTCGAGGTCGTGCAGATCGATCCCGAAGCGGCGGCCGGCGTGGCGAGGACGTCGGCGGCGCTGTCGAAGCGGATTCGCTCGATGCTGCCGTTGCCGTGGGCGGCCAGGTTGCGTCCACGCAGGTTCCACCGAGCGTCGTCGGTGATCAGTGCCACCGATAGGCCGGTTGTGCCCATCAGCGACTCACTCTGCGCCGAAATCTGCACCAAGGTCGTGACTTCAGCGGCGGGCACAGCCGTCGCGCAGATCTCGGCGCACGACACGCGGAGCGGACGCGACGCTCAGGGCTTGCCGCGGGCCGGCGTCTGGTTCGCGACGCCGTGCCGCAGCGGGGTGCTGGCCGGCGCGGCCGTCGACTCCTGCACGGGTGAACCGCCCGCCGTCCCACTCGCCTCGGGTGCATTGCTCGGATCGCCGGGCGACGGTTCGGCGCCCTGCGAGAGCTCCTTGAGCCGGGCGTGCAGCACCTCGAGCACCGGAATGCGGTTGCCGTGCGCGGTCTCATGGTCGAACACCGCCCGCAACGCCGGTTCGTCGAGCGCTCGGATGCGGTGACGAAGTTCGGTCAGGGGCAGCTGGTCGTAGTCGGTGATCGGCAGATCGTCGCTCTGCGCCATGCGCTGTCTCCTTAGAGGTGAGGGAGGCCATCGGTCGGCGAGGGGACCGCTGATACCGGCCCGTCGGCGCGTCCGCGATACCGAACGACCGCCGCCGCCACCGCACCGATACCGGCCAGCGCCACCGTCGGCCACACCGCGGCCTGCAACAACCACAGTCGCCGCTGTGCCTTGAAGATGCGCTTCTGCGCGTGCCGCGCCCGGGTCAACGTTTCCATGTGTACCGGTTGCCCGGGACGACGGCGCAAGAAACCCCTCTAGGTGCCGGTCCACTTCGGCGCTCGCTTCTCGGCGAACGCAATCGCGCCTTCCTTGGCGTCGTTCGACATGAAGACGGGCCCGAAGATCTCCACCTGCTTCTTCCACATCTCCTGG contains:
- a CDS encoding type II toxin-antitoxin system VapC family toxin, coding for MRLRVVCDASTILAALLDSGDDGRWATAKISEADLYAPTLLPFECANVMRRQELAGRITADQAVQAHTDLLDLAIDYWPYDLLADRIWELRENLSSYDGAYVALAETLDATVVTLDRRIRGAPGLRCEVDTPPRTRRRR
- a CDS encoding glycosyltransferase family 4 protein is translated as MSARPLRSVLLLCWRDTDHPQGGGSEAYLQRIGAQLVASGVEVTLRTARYPGAPRRDILDGVRVSRGGGRYTVYIWAGLAMVLARIGLGPLRRARPDVVIDTQNGIPFMARLAYGRRVAVLVHHCHREQWPVAGPMMGRVGWFVESRLSPRAHRRNQYVTVSLPSARDLAALGVRPGQIAVVRNGLDEAPADALESARSTTPRVVVLSRLVPHKQIEDALEAVAALRPRHPELTLDIVGGGWWEQRLVEHAALLGISDAVTFHGHVDDQTKHRVLQQSWVHVLPSRKEGWALAVIEAGQHSVPTIGYRCSGGLTDSIVDGVTGVLVDDFEELVDGLDALLSDRVLREQLGAKALDRCGEFSWQQSADAMRTVLESVHRGQYISGVV
- a CDS encoding class I SAM-dependent methyltransferase, which gives rise to MPVTDLFAERATLSRSLRLVAEFRFERSDPARFYGALAEDTAAMVADLWRGVHGAAPTGPTVLDVGGGPGFFSESFAANGFHYIGVEPDPTEMHAGPATAADVPYVRASGMALPFADSSVDVCLSSNVAEHVPRPWQMGAEMLRVTRPGGLVVLSYTVWLGPFGGHETGLWHYLGGARAARRYTRRHGHPPKNNYGSSLFAVSAADGLEWAASTGALLAAFPRYHPRWAWSLTNVPVLREFLVSNLVLVLRAP
- a CDS encoding aldehyde dehydrogenase, with the translated sequence MTQSTAYRTEWDKLFIGGKWVEPATSDVIEVRSPATGELVGKVPLASAADVDAACAAARKAFDEGPWPHKSPQERAAVLAAAVKLMEERGDELKFLLAAETGQPQTIVDMMQYGAAMSAFQYFAGAADKFAWKEIRDGIYGQTLVVREPIGVVGAVTAWNVPFFLAANKLGPALLAGCTVVLKPAAETPLSVFAMAEMFAEAGLPEGVLSIVPGGPETGRALTASDLIDKYTFTGSSAVGREIAKIAAEKLKPCTLELGGKSAAIILEDADLDSTLPMLGFSGVMNSGQACVAQTRILAPRSRYDEVVEKVASFISGMPVGLPDDPNAAIGPLISEKQRDRVESYIKKGVDEGARIVTGGGRPEGLDNGWFVEPTVFADVDNSMTIAQEEIFGPVLAVIPYETEDDAIRIANDSVYGLAGSVWTTDNKKALEVASQIRTGTYAVNMYAFDPGAPFGGYKNSGIGRENGPEGIEAYVEHKSVLLPFGYTPED
- a CDS encoding acyl-CoA dehydrogenase — its product is MGHYKSNVRDLEFNLFEVLDLDKALATGDFGDLDGDSVRQMLDEAARQAEGPLAESFAESDRHPPTFDPATHEVTLPEPFKKSFWTWHQGEWFRVGMPEEIGGAPAPSIVEWAINEFVLGAHPAVFIYQAGSKMADILFGIGNEQQRHWAGLMVERDWCATMVLTEPDAGSDVGAGRTKAVPQPDGTWHIDGVKRFITNGDAGDLFENIMHLVLARPEGAGPGTKGLSLFIVPKFHFDAETGEIGERNGVFVTNVEHKMGLKVSATCELTFGQHGVPAVGWLVNDTHNGIAQMFKVIEYARMMVGTKAIATLSTGYLNALAYAKERVQGADMTQMADKTAPRVTILHHPDVRRALMTQKTYAEGLRALYLYTAAHQDPVVAQLVSGADAQMADRVNDLLLPIVKGVGSERAYQCLTESLQTLGGSGFLQDYPIEQYIRDAKIDSLYEGTTAIQAQDFFFRKIARDQGAALGHVAGQIQQFISSDSARPELADGRALLATALRDVQTMVAALTGYLISAQENPRELYRIGLGSVPFLLAVGDLFIGWMLLHQAEIALAALDGDVSDSDRAFYTGKIAAANFFAKHMLPPLTAQRRIIEKVGLEVMDMPEAAF
- a CDS encoding dihydrofolate reductase family protein — encoded protein: MATVYYTASSLDGYIVDEHDCLDWLTFRDIDGDGPFNYDEFIATIGAVVMGSATYEWIVRNQPGDWRYEQPCWVLTRRPHIVEQGGRVQTFAGDVADLHPTLLSAAAGQDVWVVGGGNAAGQFVSAGLIDEMIVSYAPCSLGAGSPVLPIRSEWSLVEAAVNRDFVCVRWRSA